In Falco naumanni isolate bFalNau1 chromosome 16, bFalNau1.pat, whole genome shotgun sequence, a single window of DNA contains:
- the IL18 gene encoding interleukin-18 isoform X2, with protein sequence MSGEEILMCAVQLGKNFCLYFADDDGLECDAFCKERILHRVLRNVNSQLLVVRPDLNMAAFEDVTDQEMKSGHGMHFNIHCYKTTTPSAAGLPVAFSIKIEDKNYYMCCEKEHGEMIVRFKEGEVPKEIPGESNVIFFKKTFTSYSARAFKFEYSLERGMFLAFEEEGCLRKLILKKLSREDEVDETMKISF encoded by the exons ATGAGTGGCGAAGAGATTCTCATGTGTGCAGTGCAACTTGGAAAAAACTTCTGCCTCTATTTTGCAG ACGACGATG GGCTGGAATGCGATGCCTTTTGTAAGGAAAGAATTCTCCACAGAGTCCTTCGAAATGTGAATAGCCAGCTGCTTGTGGTTCGGCCAGATTTAAACATGGCAGCTTTTGAAGATGTGACAGATCAGGAGATGAAATCTG GCCATGGAATGCACTTCAACATTCACTGTTACAAAACTACcacaccttcagcagcagggtTGCCTGTTGCATTCAGCATCAAGAtagaagataaaaattattacatGTGTTGTGAGAAAGAACATGGAGAAATGATAGTTCGATTTAAG gaaGGAGAAGTTCCCAAAGAAATTCCTGGTGAAAGTAATGtcatctttttcaaaaagacATTTACATCTTATAGTGCCAGAGCATTTAAGTTTGAATACTCACTAGAACGAGGAATGTTCTTGGCCTTTGAGGAAGAAGGCtgcttaagaaaattaattctaaagaAACTGTCAAGAGAAGATGAAGTGGATGAAACCATGAAGATAAGTTTCTAA
- the IL18 gene encoding interleukin-18 isoform X1 produces the protein MQAAIKPPPRLRARPWAGTEGDGRGREPGAPRPGGSRTAPAARVKMSGEEILMCAVQLGKNFCLYFADDDGLECDAFCKERILHRVLRNVNSQLLVVRPDLNMAAFEDVTDQEMKSGHGMHFNIHCYKTTTPSAAGLPVAFSIKIEDKNYYMCCEKEHGEMIVRFKEGEVPKEIPGESNVIFFKKTFTSYSARAFKFEYSLERGMFLAFEEEGCLRKLILKKLSREDEVDETMKISF, from the exons ATGCAAGCCGCTATAAAACCCCCTCCCCGCCTTCGCGCCCGCCCGTGGGCAGGCACGGAGGGGGACGGGCGGGGACGGGAGCCCGGAGCGCCGCGGCCAGGCGGCAGCCGCACGGCCCCTGCTGCGAG AGTGAAGATGAGTGGCGAAGAGATTCTCATGTGTGCAGTGCAACTTGGAAAAAACTTCTGCCTCTATTTTGCAG ACGACGATG GGCTGGAATGCGATGCCTTTTGTAAGGAAAGAATTCTCCACAGAGTCCTTCGAAATGTGAATAGCCAGCTGCTTGTGGTTCGGCCAGATTTAAACATGGCAGCTTTTGAAGATGTGACAGATCAGGAGATGAAATCTG GCCATGGAATGCACTTCAACATTCACTGTTACAAAACTACcacaccttcagcagcagggtTGCCTGTTGCATTCAGCATCAAGAtagaagataaaaattattacatGTGTTGTGAGAAAGAACATGGAGAAATGATAGTTCGATTTAAG gaaGGAGAAGTTCCCAAAGAAATTCCTGGTGAAAGTAATGtcatctttttcaaaaagacATTTACATCTTATAGTGCCAGAGCATTTAAGTTTGAATACTCACTAGAACGAGGAATGTTCTTGGCCTTTGAGGAAGAAGGCtgcttaagaaaattaattctaaagaAACTGTCAAGAGAAGATGAAGTGGATGAAACCATGAAGATAAGTTTCTAA
- the TEX12 gene encoding testis-expressed protein 12 codes for MTSNTQKPDENRSKRKKEMENEASENPQLSSLDKTDSAFSEGSQSLHKAEPLEKVLNEMNKEIMNLLSKYAHILSERAAMDASYVQELDGILKEARTIETHLKQKRESLKQKFTVIASTLQS; via the exons ATGACAAGCAACACACAAAAACCTGATGAAAATAGAAGTAAACGGAAAAAAGAGATGGAG AATGAAGCTTCGGAAAATCCTCAGTTGTCCTCCCTTGACAAAACAGATTCGGCTTTTTCTGAGGGCTCGCAGTCCCTTCACAAAGCTGAACCActggaaaaagttttaaatg agatgAACAAAGAAATTATGAACTTGTTATCAAAATATGCTCACATTTTAAG TGAGAGAGCAGCGATGGATGCTTCTTATGTCCAAGAACTTGATGGGATCTTAAAAGAAGCAAGGACCATAGAAACccacttaaaacagaaaagagagagtctgaaacagaaattcacTGTGATTGCAAGTACTCTGCAAAGCTAA